A single window of Actinoallomurus bryophytorum DNA harbors:
- a CDS encoding ABC transporter permease, whose protein sequence is MTIALERTPQAAPRIGPSQTLQNGLTLAWRNITQLKHSPERLMDVTLMPIVFLLLFLYVFGGVVAGSTHAYLQQLLPGLVAQMGMFASMGLGTSLAEDIRKGVFDRFRSLPIARSAPLIGAVIGDTVRFCVTMVVLVAFGSLLGFRFHTNPLSIAAAFGLAYAFYFAVCWVSALVGLIAPSPETVQGLAFIWTMPLTFGSSVLLANTASMPGWLQAWVKVNPVTHLADSVRALTVGGPIGNHAWYTLAWAAGIVLVSFPIAVWRYGRRV, encoded by the coding sequence ATGACCATCGCACTGGAGCGGACGCCGCAGGCGGCGCCGCGGATCGGACCGTCGCAGACCCTGCAGAACGGGCTGACACTGGCCTGGCGGAACATCACCCAGCTCAAGCACTCGCCCGAGCGGCTGATGGACGTCACGCTGATGCCCATCGTCTTCCTCCTGCTGTTCCTGTACGTCTTCGGCGGCGTGGTGGCGGGCAGCACCCACGCGTACCTCCAGCAGTTGCTGCCCGGCCTGGTCGCCCAGATGGGGATGTTCGCCTCGATGGGCCTGGGCACGTCACTGGCCGAGGACATCCGAAAGGGAGTGTTCGACCGGTTCCGCAGCCTGCCGATCGCACGGTCCGCGCCGCTCATCGGCGCGGTCATCGGGGACACCGTGCGCTTCTGCGTGACCATGGTGGTGCTGGTGGCGTTCGGGTCGCTGCTCGGCTTCCGCTTCCACACGAACCCGCTGTCGATCGCGGCCGCGTTCGGCCTGGCGTACGCCTTCTACTTCGCGGTGTGCTGGGTCTCGGCGCTGGTCGGCCTGATCGCCCCGTCGCCGGAGACGGTGCAGGGGCTGGCGTTCATCTGGACGATGCCGCTCACCTTCGGCAGCAGCGTCCTGCTGGCCAACACGGCGTCGATGCCAGGCTGGCTCCAGGCGTGGGTGAAGGTCAACCCGGTGACGCACCTGGCCGACTCGGTCCGGGCGCTCACCGTCGGCGGGCCGATCGGCAACCACGCCTGGTACACCCTGGCGTGGGCGGCGGGGATCGTCCTGGTGAGCTTCCCGATCGCGGTGTGGAGGTATGGGCGCCGCGTCTAG
- a CDS encoding ABC transporter permease: protein MSELAASRTLTDSLTMAGRALRLTRRQLDALLTSLMMPILLMLVFVYLFGGAIQTGSKYVTYVVPGVLLLCAGFGSATTAVSVAGDLTGGIIDRFRSMDVSGTAVLNGHVVASAVRNLASTVIVFGVAFLIGFRPHAGPAAWLAAIGVLLAFILAISWLAAAVGVLARSAEAAGGFTFFIMFVPYASSAFVPIDTMPSWLHGFAQNQPVTPVIETLRGLLLDQPVGDSPWQALAWCGGILVASIALAAVLFRRRTA from the coding sequence ATGTCTGAGCTCGCCGCGAGCCGTACCCTGACCGACTCGCTGACCATGGCGGGCCGTGCGCTCCGCCTGACGAGACGCCAGCTCGACGCCCTGCTGACGTCGTTGATGATGCCGATCCTGCTGATGCTGGTCTTCGTCTACCTGTTCGGCGGCGCGATCCAGACCGGCAGCAAGTACGTCACCTATGTCGTCCCCGGAGTGTTGCTCCTGTGTGCCGGGTTCGGGTCGGCGACCACGGCGGTGAGCGTCGCCGGCGACCTGACCGGAGGCATCATCGACCGCTTCCGCTCGATGGACGTCAGCGGGACGGCCGTCCTGAACGGGCATGTCGTGGCGAGCGCCGTACGCAACCTGGCCTCGACCGTCATCGTGTTCGGCGTCGCCTTCCTCATCGGGTTCCGGCCCCACGCCGGCCCGGCGGCCTGGCTCGCCGCCATCGGTGTCCTGCTCGCCTTCATCCTGGCGATCTCCTGGCTGGCCGCGGCGGTCGGGGTGCTCGCCAGGTCGGCCGAGGCCGCGGGAGGCTTCACCTTCTTCATCATGTTCGTGCCGTACGCCAGCAGCGCCTTCGTCCCGATCGACACGATGCCCTCGTGGCTGCACGGCTTCGCCCAGAACCAGCCGGTCACGCCGGTGATCGAGACGCTACGCGGCCTGCTCCTGGACCAGCCCGTGGGCGACAGTCCCTGGCAGGCCCTGGCCTGGTGCGGTGGCATCCTCGTCGCCTCGATCGCCCTGGCCGCTGTACTCTTCCGCCGGCGTACCGCCTGA
- a CDS encoding SDR family oxidoreductase yields MRVFVTGASGHIGSAVLPELMRAGHQVVGLARSDASAEALAAAGAEVRRGDLDDLDGLREAAGAADGVIHLAFKHDLMATGDFAAAAAADFAAIKALASGLEGTDRPLVISSGTLLLARAGITGRPGTEADVIPGGPRVDAENFVIGLAGRGVRSSAVRLPPIVHSPLDHNGFVHVLVAIARQAGVSGYVGDGANRWPSVHTLDAARVYRLALESAPAGSRLHAVADEGVPFRDIAAAIGRGAGVPVAGISAEDAGERFAFLGPFVGVDNPVSSEVTRKMLGWEPANPGLIEDLGHGHYFGRG; encoded by the coding sequence ATGCGTGTTTTCGTGACTGGCGCGTCCGGGCACATCGGCTCGGCGGTCCTGCCCGAGCTGATGCGGGCCGGCCATCAGGTCGTGGGGCTGGCGCGTTCGGACGCCTCGGCCGAGGCGCTCGCCGCCGCCGGTGCCGAGGTCCGGCGCGGCGACCTGGACGATCTCGACGGGCTGCGCGAGGCCGCCGGGGCGGCCGACGGCGTCATCCACCTCGCCTTCAAGCACGACCTGATGGCGACCGGCGACTTCGCCGCCGCGGCCGCCGCCGACTTCGCCGCCATCAAGGCGCTCGCCTCGGGGCTCGAAGGGACGGACAGGCCGCTCGTCATCTCCTCCGGCACGCTCCTGCTCGCCCGCGCGGGCATCACCGGGCGGCCGGGCACCGAGGCCGACGTCATTCCCGGCGGTCCGCGGGTGGACGCGGAGAACTTCGTGATCGGGCTCGCCGGACGCGGCGTGCGGTCGTCCGCCGTCCGGCTGCCACCGATCGTGCACAGCCCACTCGACCACAACGGCTTCGTGCACGTCCTGGTCGCAATCGCCCGTCAGGCCGGTGTGTCGGGATATGTGGGAGACGGAGCGAACCGGTGGCCCTCGGTGCACACGCTCGACGCGGCGCGGGTGTACCGGCTGGCGCTGGAGAGCGCCCCGGCCGGAAGCCGGCTGCACGCGGTCGCGGACGAGGGCGTCCCCTTCCGCGACATCGCGGCGGCCATCGGGCGGGGGGCCGGCGTGCCCGTGGCCGGCATCTCCGCGGAGGACGCCGGCGAGCGCTTCGCCTTCCTCGGCCCGTTCGTGGGAGTGGACAACCCGGTCTCCAGTGAGGTGACGCGGAAGATGCTCGGGTGGGAGCCGGCGAACCCGGGACTCATCGAGGATCTGGGGCACGGCCACTACTTCGGTCGGGGATGA
- a CDS encoding heavy-metal-associated domain-containing protein, giving the protein MVTTRYAVKGMTCEHCVSAVSAEVGRIDGVSGVDVDLATGSVTVTSAAALDGAAVREAVDEAGYEVVGS; this is encoded by the coding sequence ATGGTCACCACTCGCTACGCGGTGAAGGGCATGACGTGCGAGCACTGTGTGTCCGCGGTCAGTGCCGAGGTCGGCCGGATCGACGGGGTCAGCGGTGTCGACGTGGACCTCGCCACCGGGTCGGTCACCGTCACCAGTGCGGCCGCCCTCGACGGCGCCGCCGTACGCGAGGCGGTCGACGAGGCCGGCTACGAAGTCGTGGGTTCCTGA
- a CDS encoding TetR/AcrR family transcriptional regulator: MDSDSGADIPASLAAAWGLRERPGKGPKPGLSLDRIVAAAIGVAAADGFAAVSMNRIAKELGVSAMALYRYVGAKNELVPLMLDAALGGPPAPRGADEGWRAAMERWCWSYLAALRRNTWVLRVPITEAPNTPQQIAWLEHGLASLRGTGLTENEKVSVIMLLSGYVRNTEATFHGIAEAVMAADSSAERMMSSYSNVLRKVIDPRRFPSVSFALEQGVFDQPDSVDGEFGFGLDRVLDGIDALVRSRTR, from the coding sequence ATGGACAGCGACAGCGGCGCCGACATCCCGGCCAGCCTCGCGGCGGCCTGGGGGCTGCGAGAGCGTCCCGGAAAGGGGCCCAAGCCCGGTCTCAGCCTCGACCGCATCGTCGCGGCCGCGATCGGCGTCGCCGCGGCGGACGGCTTCGCGGCGGTGTCCATGAACCGCATCGCCAAGGAGCTCGGCGTATCGGCGATGGCGCTCTACCGTTACGTCGGCGCCAAGAACGAGCTGGTCCCGCTGATGCTGGACGCCGCCCTCGGCGGCCCGCCCGCTCCGCGCGGCGCGGACGAGGGCTGGCGGGCGGCGATGGAGCGCTGGTGCTGGAGCTACCTCGCCGCACTGCGCCGCAACACCTGGGTGCTGCGCGTGCCGATCACCGAGGCGCCGAACACCCCTCAGCAGATCGCCTGGCTCGAACACGGGCTGGCGTCACTGCGCGGCACCGGCCTCACCGAGAACGAGAAGGTCTCGGTGATCATGCTGCTCAGCGGCTATGTCCGGAACACGGAGGCGACGTTCCACGGCATCGCCGAGGCGGTGATGGCGGCCGACTCCTCGGCCGAGCGGATGATGTCCTCCTACAGCAACGTGCTGCGGAAGGTGATCGACCCGCGCAGGTTCCCGTCCGTGTCGTTCGCGCTCGAGCAGGGCGTCTTCGACCAGCCGGACAGCGTGGACGGCGAGTTCGGCTTCGGTCTCGACCGCGTCCTCGACGGCATCGACGCCCTCGTCCGCAGCCGCACCCGGTAG
- a CDS encoding TetR family transcriptional regulator: MGRWRPDARARLQEAALTLYGERGYEETTVAEIAERAGLTKRTFFRYFTDKREVLFWGSELLERQMVTAIEAAPASASPLGMVGAALDAAAVRFEEVREFAGPRHRIIASSPELRERELIKAASLAAAMAQALRAHGVGDTTATLAAHTGITVMHVAFEQWVDDPDQKPFQQIARHALAQLREIASTG, from the coding sequence ATGGGCAGATGGCGGCCGGACGCGCGAGCGCGGTTGCAGGAGGCGGCTCTGACCCTCTACGGCGAGCGCGGCTACGAGGAGACGACCGTCGCGGAGATCGCCGAACGCGCGGGGCTGACGAAGCGAACCTTCTTCCGCTACTTCACGGACAAGCGCGAGGTGCTTTTCTGGGGCTCGGAACTCCTCGAGCGGCAGATGGTGACCGCCATCGAGGCCGCCCCCGCGTCCGCTTCTCCTCTCGGCATGGTCGGCGCGGCACTGGACGCCGCCGCCGTCCGGTTCGAGGAGGTCCGGGAGTTCGCCGGCCCGCGACACCGGATCATCGCCTCCAGCCCCGAGCTGCGGGAACGCGAGCTGATCAAGGCCGCGTCACTGGCCGCCGCGATGGCACAGGCACTGCGCGCACATGGGGTCGGCGACACCACCGCCACCCTGGCCGCCCACACGGGCATCACCGTCATGCACGTCGCCTTCGAGCAATGGGTCGACGATCCGGATCAGAAGCCGTTCCAGCAGATCGCCAGGCATGCCCTCGCGCAGCTCCGGGAGATCGCCTCTACCGGATGA
- a CDS encoding heavy metal translocating P-type ATPase, which translates to MTVSEDTGRVELVIGGMTCASCANRVEKRLNRLDGVTATVNYATEKASVRVAPGVTHDDLISQVEKAGYTAALPAPEPEEDDHALRDRLVVSALLALPVVLLATVPALQFRDWQWVSLALAAPVVVWGGLPFHRATWKNLRLGAATMDTLVSMGTGAAFFWSVYALFFGSAGEAGMRETFSFTGRGGSGDIYLEVAAGVTVFILAGRHFEARAKRRAGTALRALLDLGAKEVAVRRDGREELIPADRLRPGMTFVVRPGEKIATDGVVVEGGSAVDMSMLTGESMPVEVVAGDAVTGATVNSGGRLVVRATRVGSDTRLAQMARLVEEAQSGKARAQRLADRVSGIFVPIVIVLALATLGFWLASGAGADAAFTAAVAVLIIACPCALGLATPTALLVGTGRGAQLGILIRGPEALESTRAIDTIVLDKTGTVTTGRMTLVDVVTDEDPARVLRLAGAVEHASEHPIARAIARKAGETLPAVTDFHNLEGRGVRGTVEGHAVLAGRASLFAGLPAGLEAAKAAAEAAGRTPVVVGWDGTARAVLVVSDTVKDTSAGAIADLRALGLTPVLLTGDHEAAARTVAAEVGITEVIAEVLPADKVDAIKRLQAGDQAVAMVGDGVNDAAALAQADLGLAMGTGTDVAIEAADLTLVRGDLRAAVDAIRLSRRTLAIIKGNLFWAFAYNVAALPLAAAGLLNPMIAGAAMAFSSVFVVSNSLRLRRFRAAR; encoded by the coding sequence ATGACGGTCTCGGAGGACACCGGCCGGGTGGAGCTGGTCATCGGCGGCATGACCTGCGCCTCGTGTGCGAACCGGGTCGAGAAACGCCTCAACCGGCTCGACGGGGTCACCGCGACGGTCAACTACGCCACCGAGAAGGCGAGCGTCCGCGTCGCCCCCGGCGTCACCCATGACGATCTGATCAGCCAGGTCGAGAAGGCCGGGTACACCGCCGCGCTCCCTGCGCCGGAGCCCGAAGAGGACGACCACGCGCTGCGCGACCGGCTGGTCGTCAGTGCGCTGCTGGCCCTGCCGGTGGTGCTTCTGGCGACCGTCCCGGCGCTGCAGTTCCGCGACTGGCAGTGGGTCTCGCTCGCGCTGGCCGCACCGGTCGTCGTGTGGGGCGGGCTACCGTTCCACCGCGCGACGTGGAAGAACCTCAGGCTGGGCGCCGCGACCATGGACACCCTGGTCTCGATGGGCACCGGCGCCGCCTTCTTCTGGTCGGTGTACGCCCTGTTCTTCGGCAGCGCGGGCGAGGCCGGCATGCGGGAGACCTTCAGCTTCACCGGCCGGGGCGGTTCGGGCGACATCTACCTGGAGGTCGCGGCCGGGGTCACCGTCTTCATCCTGGCCGGCCGCCACTTCGAGGCCCGCGCCAAGCGCCGTGCCGGCACCGCCCTGCGGGCGCTGCTGGATCTGGGCGCCAAGGAGGTCGCGGTCCGGCGTGACGGGCGCGAGGAGCTCATCCCGGCCGACCGGCTGAGGCCGGGCATGACGTTCGTGGTCCGGCCGGGCGAGAAGATCGCCACGGACGGCGTCGTCGTCGAGGGCGGCTCGGCGGTGGACATGAGCATGCTCACCGGCGAGTCCATGCCGGTCGAGGTCGTTGCCGGCGACGCGGTCACCGGTGCGACGGTCAACTCCGGCGGGCGCCTCGTCGTACGCGCGACGCGGGTCGGCTCCGACACCCGGCTCGCACAGATGGCCCGTCTCGTGGAGGAGGCACAGAGCGGCAAGGCACGGGCCCAGCGCCTCGCCGACCGTGTCTCCGGGATCTTCGTGCCGATCGTCATCGTGCTCGCGCTGGCCACGCTCGGGTTCTGGCTGGCGAGCGGGGCCGGCGCCGACGCGGCCTTCACCGCGGCCGTCGCCGTACTCATCATCGCCTGCCCGTGCGCGCTGGGGCTGGCCACGCCGACGGCACTGCTCGTGGGAACCGGGCGCGGCGCGCAGCTCGGCATCTTGATCCGGGGTCCTGAGGCGCTGGAGTCCACCCGGGCGATCGACACGATCGTGCTCGACAAGACCGGCACCGTCACGACCGGCCGGATGACCCTCGTCGACGTCGTCACCGACGAGGACCCGGCGCGGGTGCTCCGCCTGGCGGGTGCGGTCGAGCACGCCTCCGAGCATCCGATCGCGCGGGCGATCGCGCGGAAGGCCGGGGAGACGTTGCCGGCCGTGACGGACTTTCACAACCTCGAAGGGCGGGGCGTACGCGGCACGGTCGAGGGGCACGCCGTCCTCGCGGGCCGCGCGTCGCTCTTCGCCGGGCTTCCCGCCGGGCTGGAGGCGGCCAAGGCCGCGGCCGAGGCGGCCGGGCGCACACCCGTCGTGGTGGGCTGGGACGGGACGGCCCGCGCCGTGCTCGTGGTCTCCGACACCGTGAAGGACACCAGTGCCGGGGCGATCGCCGACCTCCGCGCGCTCGGGTTGACCCCGGTGCTGCTCACCGGCGACCACGAGGCCGCGGCGCGTACGGTCGCGGCCGAGGTCGGCATCACCGAGGTGATCGCCGAGGTGCTGCCCGCGGACAAGGTCGACGCCATCAAACGGCTGCAGGCCGGTGACCAGGCGGTGGCGATGGTCGGCGACGGCGTCAACGACGCCGCCGCCCTCGCCCAGGCCGACCTCGGACTCGCCATGGGCACGGGTACCGATGTGGCCATCGAGGCCGCCGACCTGACGCTCGTCCGCGGCGACCTGCGGGCCGCCGTGGACGCGATCCGGCTGTCGCGGCGGACGCTCGCGATCATCAAGGGCAACCTGTTCTGGGCCTTCGCCTACAACGTGGCCGCCCTGCCGCTCGCCGCGGCGGGGTTGCTCAACCCCATGATCGCGGGAGCGGCGATGGCGTTCTCCAGTGTCTTCGTGGTCAGCAACAGCCTCCGGCTGCGCCGCTTCCGCGCGGCCCGCTGA
- a CDS encoding ATP-binding cassette domain-containing protein — translation METAIEAVGLEKSYGKVKVLSGLDLRVTRGSVFALLGPNGAGKTTTVRILTTLTRADAGHARVAGLDIVRDRHKVRRRIALTGQHAAVDELQTGEENLRMVARLSGMSGKNARRRAAELLESFDLTDAGRRHAGTYSGGMRRRLDLAASLVADPAVIFLDEPTNGLDPRSRQALWEVITGLAGSGVTVFLTTQYLEEADRLAGHIALVDGGRVVAEGTAAELKRRVADQHLDLVLADRATYEDVAEILGGRAVTHDPAALTLGVATDGSAAHVRALLDEIDPGRRAVRTFAVHTATLDDVFLTLTGHRAARTETETVDV, via the coding sequence ATGGAAACGGCGATCGAGGCGGTCGGCCTGGAGAAGTCCTACGGAAAGGTGAAGGTCCTGTCCGGGCTGGATCTGCGGGTCACGCGCGGCAGCGTGTTCGCGCTGCTCGGACCCAACGGCGCGGGCAAGACGACCACGGTGCGGATCCTGACCACGCTCACCCGGGCCGACGCCGGACATGCGCGGGTGGCCGGTCTGGACATCGTCCGCGACCGGCACAAGGTACGGCGCCGCATCGCGCTGACCGGCCAGCACGCGGCCGTCGACGAGCTGCAGACCGGCGAGGAGAACCTCCGCATGGTGGCGCGTCTGTCCGGCATGTCCGGCAAGAACGCCCGCCGCCGGGCGGCCGAACTCCTGGAGAGCTTCGACCTGACGGACGCCGGACGGCGCCACGCCGGGACCTACTCCGGGGGGATGCGCCGCCGCCTGGACCTCGCGGCGAGCCTGGTCGCCGACCCTGCGGTGATCTTCCTCGACGAGCCGACGAACGGCCTCGACCCGCGCAGCCGCCAGGCACTGTGGGAGGTCATCACCGGCCTCGCGGGATCCGGCGTGACCGTGTTCCTCACCACGCAGTACCTGGAGGAGGCCGACCGGCTGGCCGGCCACATCGCGCTCGTGGACGGTGGCCGGGTCGTCGCGGAGGGTACGGCGGCCGAGCTCAAGCGGCGCGTCGCCGACCAGCACCTGGACCTCGTGCTCGCGGACCGGGCGACGTACGAGGACGTGGCGGAGATCCTCGGCGGACGGGCCGTCACGCACGATCCCGCCGCCCTCACCCTCGGCGTCGCGACCGACGGGAGCGCCGCCCACGTACGCGCGCTGCTGGACGAGATCGACCCGGGGCGCCGCGCGGTACGGACGTTCGCCGTGCACACCGCCACTCTCGACGACGTCTTCCTCACCCTGACCGGCCACCGGGCCGCCCGAACCGAAACGGAGACCGTCGATGTCTGA
- a CDS encoding BTAD domain-containing putative transcriptional regulator, whose translation MVRLAVDAGRTLPAERLIDDLWGDAPPAGAANALQALVSRLRGVGLQDAVESRPGGYRLVVEPGQVDAVAFERLVSGARAERDPAARAETLRRALGLWRGSALADVSGAMFAAAPIARLEELRVEALEERIEADIALGHAARLVPELEELTLLHPLRERLRGQLMRALYAAGRQAEALTVYEDARRTLADGLGVDPSPDLAAVHLSILRGESGEPERPRRPEPTNDGPRTNLPSQLTSFVGREEEIDRVGSLLATARLVTLTGPGGTGKTRLASEAASRLSATMPDGVWFVPLAGVRGALDVPQAVLVAIGIPETVRILEAREIAQPMDRLVDALVAKRLILVLDNCEHLIDAVARLADRLLSAAPGVRILTTSREPVGITGESLCSVPALGLPPEDADAESAQAFDAVRLFADRAAAVRPGFALDADTVEPVVRICRALDGTPLAIELAAARLRALTPTQVADRLDDRFRLLNVGSRTALPRHQTLRAVVDWSWELLDAAERRVLRRLSVFRGGATPDSAEQVLGDDVIDVIASLVDKSLVMATGNAEVRYHLLETVRAYAAERLAEAGEEKQLRDAHAAYFRDLAERAEPELRRENQLFWSDRLNAERDNCATALRHAIDTRDAETGLRLVGGLAWFWILRDYEAEAGQWAVAVWEIADDAPPPGAEDAYVICGFTAALVNEMTREGGPRPDELRAAIEKAISRMRAGPTHPALALCRPVALIFSGDVAGAVRELERIADHPDPWTRAARHVFLAYLTLNLADIDRSADESEAAYVGFREVGDRWGMGSALVSMAEVALARGRPEEAVHASEQAYKFITEGISPDQSGVLLVQTGRARAMAGDFAGARADIERGVRSAMHVGEHADGANGWVWLSEIARREGDLEEARSLLGRAVSLIEPKKGRVDLGTSLAMTYSKRGCLAEQDGDLDDAARWHEKAFGALDQISLMPVDRLIGTLVQGIAALATARGEHVRAAEMLGGAHMLQGQPDPWNLEVDRATASALAALGREAFDEAYDRGRRMTREQALALTP comes from the coding sequence ATGGTCCGGCTTGCCGTGGACGCGGGTCGTACGCTCCCGGCCGAGCGGTTGATCGACGACCTCTGGGGTGACGCGCCGCCCGCCGGGGCGGCAAACGCGCTTCAGGCGCTCGTCTCGCGGCTTCGCGGAGTGGGCCTGCAGGATGCCGTCGAGTCCCGGCCCGGCGGCTACCGGCTCGTGGTCGAACCCGGGCAGGTCGACGCCGTCGCGTTCGAGCGGCTGGTCAGCGGCGCGCGGGCCGAGCGTGATCCCGCGGCCCGTGCCGAGACGCTGCGGCGTGCCCTCGGCCTGTGGCGCGGGTCCGCGCTCGCCGACGTCTCCGGCGCGATGTTCGCCGCCGCGCCGATCGCCCGGCTGGAGGAGCTGCGCGTCGAGGCCCTCGAGGAGCGGATCGAGGCCGACATCGCCCTCGGTCATGCCGCGCGGCTGGTGCCCGAGCTGGAGGAGCTCACCCTGCTCCACCCGCTGCGCGAGCGGCTGCGCGGCCAGCTCATGCGCGCGCTGTACGCCGCCGGCCGGCAGGCCGAGGCCCTCACCGTGTACGAGGACGCCCGCCGCACCCTCGCCGACGGGCTCGGTGTCGACCCGTCACCGGACCTGGCAGCCGTGCACCTGTCCATCCTGCGAGGCGAATCCGGCGAACCGGAGCGGCCGCGGCGGCCGGAGCCGACGAACGACGGACCCAGGACCAACCTCCCCTCGCAGCTCACCAGCTTCGTCGGCCGCGAGGAGGAGATCGACCGCGTCGGCAGTCTGCTCGCCACGGCCAGGCTCGTCACGCTCACCGGCCCTGGCGGCACCGGCAAGACCCGCCTGGCCAGCGAGGCCGCGAGCCGGCTGTCCGCCACGATGCCGGACGGCGTGTGGTTCGTGCCCCTGGCGGGCGTACGCGGTGCGCTCGACGTCCCCCAGGCCGTGCTGGTCGCGATCGGCATCCCCGAGACGGTCCGCATCCTGGAGGCCAGAGAGATCGCCCAGCCGATGGACCGGCTCGTCGACGCCCTGGTCGCCAAGCGGCTCATCCTCGTGCTGGACAACTGCGAGCACCTGATCGACGCGGTCGCGCGGCTGGCCGACCGGCTGCTGTCCGCCGCGCCCGGCGTCCGGATCCTGACCACCAGCCGCGAGCCGGTCGGCATCACCGGCGAGTCACTGTGCTCCGTGCCGGCGCTCGGGCTGCCGCCCGAGGACGCGGACGCCGAGAGCGCCCAGGCGTTCGATGCCGTACGCCTGTTCGCCGACCGGGCCGCCGCCGTACGCCCCGGGTTCGCGCTCGACGCGGACACGGTCGAGCCCGTGGTCCGTATCTGCCGGGCGCTGGACGGCACGCCCCTCGCCATCGAGCTCGCCGCCGCCCGGCTGCGGGCGCTCACTCCCACGCAGGTCGCCGACCGGCTGGACGACCGGTTCCGGCTGCTCAACGTCGGCAGCCGTACCGCGCTGCCCCGCCACCAGACGCTGCGTGCGGTGGTCGACTGGAGCTGGGAACTGCTCGACGCCGCCGAACGCCGGGTGCTGCGGCGCCTCTCGGTGTTCAGGGGCGGCGCGACGCCGGACAGCGCCGAGCAGGTACTCGGCGACGACGTCATCGACGTGATCGCCTCACTGGTCGACAAGTCGCTGGTGATGGCCACCGGCAACGCCGAGGTCCGCTATCACCTGCTGGAGACCGTACGTGCCTACGCCGCCGAGCGGCTCGCCGAGGCCGGCGAGGAAAAGCAGCTCAGGGACGCGCACGCCGCCTACTTCCGCGACCTCGCCGAACGCGCGGAGCCGGAGCTGCGCCGAGAGAACCAGCTGTTCTGGTCCGACCGGCTGAACGCCGAACGCGACAACTGCGCGACCGCCCTCCGGCACGCGATCGACACGCGTGACGCCGAGACGGGCCTGCGCCTGGTCGGCGGGCTGGCCTGGTTCTGGATCCTGCGCGACTACGAGGCCGAGGCCGGCCAGTGGGCCGTGGCCGTCTGGGAGATCGCCGATGACGCGCCACCCCCGGGCGCCGAGGACGCCTACGTGATCTGCGGCTTCACCGCGGCCCTGGTCAACGAGATGACTCGCGAGGGCGGGCCGCGGCCGGACGAACTGCGCGCGGCGATAGAGAAGGCGATCTCGCGCATGAGAGCGGGTCCGACGCACCCGGCGCTGGCCCTCTGCCGGCCGGTCGCCCTGATCTTCTCCGGTGACGTGGCAGGGGCCGTACGCGAACTTGAGCGCATCGCCGACCATCCGGACCCGTGGACGCGGGCGGCAAGGCATGTTTTCCTCGCGTACCTGACCCTGAACCTCGCGGACATCGACCGCTCGGCGGACGAGTCCGAGGCGGCCTACGTCGGTTTCCGTGAGGTCGGGGACCGCTGGGGGATGGGCAGTGCCCTGGTCAGCATGGCGGAGGTGGCACTGGCGCGCGGCCGGCCCGAGGAGGCGGTTCACGCCAGTGAGCAGGCGTACAAGTTCATCACCGAGGGCATCAGCCCCGACCAGAGCGGGGTGCTCCTGGTCCAGACCGGCCGTGCCCGGGCGATGGCGGGCGACTTCGCGGGTGCCCGCGCGGACATCGAACGCGGGGTGCGCTCCGCGATGCACGTCGGCGAGCACGCCGACGGGGCCAATGGATGGGTCTGGCTCAGCGAGATCGCACGCCGCGAAGGCGACCTCGAAGAGGCGCGCTCCCTACTCGGTCGGGCGGTGTCGCTCATCGAGCCGAAGAAGGGGCGGGTCGACCTCGGCACGTCGCTGGCGATGACGTACAGCAAGCGCGGCTGTCTGGCCGAACAGGACGGCGACCTGGACGACGCGGCGCGCTGGCACGAGAAGGCGTTCGGCGCCCTCGACCAGATTTCCCTGATGCCGGTCGACCGCCTCATCGGAACTCTCGTCCAGGGCATCGCCGCGCTGGCCACGGCACGGGGCGAGCACGTACGCGCCGCCGAGATGCTCGGCGGCGCGCACATGCTGCAGGGTCAGCCCGACCCGTGGAACCTGGAGGTCGACCGGGCCACCGCCTCCGCCCTGGCCGCGCTGGGGCGGGAGGCGTTCGACGAGGCGTACGACCGAGGCCGCCGGATGACACGCGAGCAGGCACTCGCGCTCACCCCCTAG